The following DNA comes from Burkholderia stabilis.
GCGCAGCCGGAACGGCCCCGCGCCGGAGGTCTGCCAGTCCTGCTGGTAGATCGCCGGATCGCGGACGATGAAAGTCATTTCGATGCCGGGCGCGAAACGGCCGCCGAGGCAATTCACCATCACCGTGCGATCGAGCACCTCGCCCGGCCCGAGCTTCAGGCGTTCGCCACGCTCGAACTTGCCGTCGTTCCATTGCTGCAGGAAGAAATACTGGGTCAACGAGACGCTCATGAACGCCTTGCCGGCGTCCCCCATCGACAGCGGCATCAGCGGCGCGCCGAGGTTCGACTGCTCCGGCAGGTTCGGATTGCGCACGTAGGCGAGGCCCGTCATGATCGTCTCGCGCGGATCGTCCTGCGCGCGGATCGCGCCGACGGCATCGTGCGCGGCGATCGCCCGCGCGGGCAGGTTCGTGTTCCAGCGTTGCAGCGCGGGCGCGCGGAAGATCGGCAGCAGATGATCGTCGAACCGCGGCCGGTAATCCCGATTGAAACGGTGATCGAAGATCTCCGGCATCAGGTCCATGCGCCGCACCCAGGTGTCGAACATGTCGTCCCACAGGCTGGTCACGTTCAGCGTCTGCGGCGCATAGCCGGGATCGGTGCTGATCACCCACGCGGGCACGACGGACGCGGTGCTGTCGTCGTCGAACACGAGCGTCGCCGAGACCGGGCCGTCCGCGGTGTCGTCGAACCAGCCGTCCGCGTTCACGTCGCCGTATTCTCCCGGCGCGATCAGGCCGCCGATCAGCGGGAACGGCGTGCCGTCGGGCCGCAACCAGCCGCATGCGCGGCCCCACGCCGGCAGCACAAGCAGGCGCCCCTGGTCGTCGGTGCGCAGCTCGCCGAGCGTCTCGATCATGCCGGTCGGCGTATAAAGCTGCGAGAAGCTGTCGTCGGGGAACGTCTTCGGATAATGCGGCATCGACTGGATCGTCCCGTGCTCCGCCACGTAGGTCGCGATCGTCGCCTTGTCGAACCGCACGCTGCCGTGGCTCGTGCCGCGAATCGCGCGCGGGCCCGCGTCGATCACGAGCTTCTTGAGGCGCGCGGCGTTGTCGGGGTCCTCGCCCTCGGCGGCGTTGCGCAGGTTCAGGTGGCTGGCATTCGCTTTCTCGTACACGGCGAGGCCGAGCTCGTCGTTCAGCATGTACGAGTTCGCCTTCTTGTTCGCGAGATGCACGGTCCAGACGATGTCGCGCACGGTCCTGCCGCCGATCACGCTGCCGATCGACACTTCGGTGCCGCCGCCGTTCGGGTAGCGCTCCTCGCTGCCGTCGCCGGCCGCATAGTGGTAGATGCGAAAGCGTGCCGCCTGCCGCTTCATGCGGCCGCCGCGGTCGCGCAGGTCGTCGCTCGAGATCACCTGCGATTCGGTTCCGGCCTTGATCGGCAGGCCGCCCGTCACGTTCGGGTTGCCGACGTCGACGGACGGATCGATCGGCAGGCCCGCCATCGTTTCAGGCCCGAGGTAGAACTCGTCGCTCGTGCCGACCCGCGCGATGCCGAAGGCCGGATGGATACGGAAGACGGATGACAGCGTCATGCTTGCTCCTGCGAGAAACGGGGAATGGCCTGGTGCTTCCAGCAGCTCAGGATGTCGCCGCCGAGCTTCGCCATCAGGCTACCGAACGAAGGCGGCGGGGCCTC
Coding sequences within:
- a CDS encoding LodA/GoxA family CTQ-dependent oxidase, with product MTLSSVFRIHPAFGIARVGTSDEFYLGPETMAGLPIDPSVDVGNPNVTGGLPIKAGTESQVISSDDLRDRGGRMKRQAARFRIYHYAAGDGSEERYPNGGGTEVSIGSVIGGRTVRDIVWTVHLANKKANSYMLNDELGLAVYEKANASHLNLRNAAEGEDPDNAARLKKLVIDAGPRAIRGTSHGSVRFDKATIATYVAEHGTIQSMPHYPKTFPDDSFSQLYTPTGMIETLGELRTDDQGRLLVLPAWGRACGWLRPDGTPFPLIGGLIAPGEYGDVNADGWFDDTADGPVSATLVFDDDSTASVVPAWVISTDPGYAPQTLNVTSLWDDMFDTWVRRMDLMPEIFDHRFNRDYRPRFDDHLLPIFRAPALQRWNTNLPARAIAAHDAVGAIRAQDDPRETIMTGLAYVRNPNLPEQSNLGAPLMPLSMGDAGKAFMSVSLTQYFFLQQWNDGKFERGERLKLGPGEVLDRTVMVNCLGGRFAPGIEMTFIVRDPAIYQQDWQTSGAGPFRLRARALDYSTVQASLPFLTVGYVPLHPGPDGLRSAPLEPGDVSKFMAVPWQTDYNACATHNSAPNPTNSTALYWSWPSQRPVAVHAAADVHDGKPGPQRYSIRGPGTATDDLGNAGRYQDLLDIVKHWHRIGFVIQGSAIAGDTRYSPELYLEVASQLDDPPIEPWPMNSNSLDG